From the genome of Dickeya aquatica, one region includes:
- a CDS encoding YmfQ family protein: protein MKELLSLLLPPVSYSPNAEQLSTELTAEGDALSATKARANDVLGAVTPLRANGLLSDWERVLGIAPAVGLSYQQRLEDVLIKVAETGGLSIPYFTGLAKKMGYDITIDELMPFRCGVSRCGQRLASTNIRFVWRVNVGSSSVKKYYFRTGISRCGERLMSSRDAVIESVFNELKPAHTLCVFNYTEAK, encoded by the coding sequence ATGAAAGAGTTGCTGTCATTATTGTTACCTCCAGTTTCATATAGCCCCAATGCCGAGCAATTATCCACCGAATTAACTGCGGAAGGCGATGCGCTATCTGCAACAAAGGCACGGGCAAACGACGTATTAGGCGCAGTCACCCCGCTGCGTGCAAACGGGCTGCTTTCGGACTGGGAGCGCGTTCTCGGCATCGCTCCTGCGGTTGGGCTGTCGTATCAGCAGCGCCTGGAAGATGTTCTGATAAAAGTCGCTGAGACGGGTGGCCTAAGCATTCCGTACTTCACGGGGCTTGCTAAGAAAATGGGGTACGACATCACGATTGATGAGCTCATGCCGTTTCGGTGTGGAGTCAGTCGCTGCGGGCAGCGTCTGGCATCGACGAACATCCGATTTGTCTGGCGCGTCAATGTCGGGTCATCCTCGGTCAAAAAATACTATTTCAGAACAGGCATTAGTCGTTGCGGTGAGCGATTAATGTCATCGCGGGACGCTGTTATTGAATCTGTATTTAACGAGCTGAAACCTGCACACACACTGTGCGTTTTTAATTATACGGAGGCCAAATGA
- a CDS encoding baseplate J/gp47 family protein: protein MAFVTDSFDETRAKILADIKNLLPSADVSEDSDFYIRASSVASVITGLYRHQAWIVRQIFPDTADTEYLEWHCRLRNITRKAQTTASGFISGTGEPGATSAVGRTINRGSLSYTTTQAVTVGADGKFSVAAVPSLAGTAGNTTAAVTGTFTSTPPGFDSVVTIGLMAGGTERETDAEMLARLLDVIRRPPAGGNKYDYRRWAMSVDGVSAAYVYPLRRGLGTVDVVITSASGLPSAEIINKVQAYIDDVRPVTAKSTMILAPTPKNVDISVAISVSGVTVQAVTQNIRDALTSYFNTLEPGESFIRSQAEMLISQIGGVVDRAIVSPAGNIAATVNNNIVEWLRAGNITVAML, encoded by the coding sequence ATGGCGTTCGTGACAGATTCGTTTGATGAGACGCGCGCAAAAATCCTGGCGGATATTAAAAATTTATTGCCATCGGCTGACGTGTCTGAGGACTCTGATTTTTATATCCGTGCGTCGTCGGTCGCGAGTGTTATTACAGGATTATATCGTCATCAAGCCTGGATAGTCCGGCAGATTTTTCCTGACACGGCGGATACAGAATATCTCGAATGGCACTGCCGGCTGCGGAATATAACGCGCAAGGCACAAACGACAGCATCAGGATTTATTTCAGGAACAGGTGAACCCGGCGCGACGTCAGCAGTGGGGCGCACGATAAATCGTGGCTCTCTGTCGTATACAACAACGCAGGCTGTAACTGTAGGCGCTGACGGTAAGTTTAGCGTCGCTGCCGTCCCCTCTCTTGCTGGCACGGCAGGCAATACAACAGCGGCAGTTACAGGGACATTTACCAGCACGCCGCCAGGGTTCGATAGTGTTGTCACAATAGGTTTGATGGCAGGCGGCACGGAACGGGAGACGGATGCTGAGATGCTCGCCCGCCTGCTCGATGTGATTCGGCGGCCGCCTGCCGGTGGCAATAAATACGATTACAGACGCTGGGCAATGAGTGTTGACGGCGTTAGCGCGGCATACGTTTATCCGCTGCGGCGGGGGCTGGGAACTGTTGATGTGGTAATCACGTCAGCCAGCGGGCTGCCGAGCGCTGAAATTATTAACAAGGTGCAGGCGTATATCGACGACGTCAGGCCGGTCACAGCAAAAAGCACAATGATATTAGCGCCGACCCCCAAGAATGTTGATATTTCCGTCGCAATTAGCGTCAGTGGCGTAACCGTGCAAGCTGTTACGCAAAATATTCGCGATGCGTTGACGAGTTATTTTAACACGCTGGAGCCGGGCGAATCATTTATTCGAAGTCAGGCTGAGATGCTGATATCGCAAATCGGCGGTGTTGTTGACCGCGCTATAGTCAGCCCGGCCGGTAATATTGCGGCGACAGTAAATAACAATATTGTTGAGTGGCTGCGAGCCGGAAATATCACAGTGGCGATGCTATGA
- a CDS encoding phage GP46 family protein, with protein MDNLLNPTTGDYAGTATATLANAVYIRLMTPHGSYWAVPSLGSKLHLLTREKNVSRVYTLARQYAAEALQPLIDDGRATSIDVATEAGDNGWLILIIDVTAPAGRELFKYPVRVS; from the coding sequence ATGGACAATTTATTGAACCCAACAACCGGCGATTACGCTGGCACAGCAACGGCCACATTGGCTAATGCTGTGTATATCCGACTCATGACCCCACATGGGTCATATTGGGCTGTGCCGTCGCTGGGTTCAAAGTTGCATCTGCTGACGCGCGAAAAGAATGTTAGTCGCGTCTATACGCTGGCTCGTCAATACGCTGCCGAAGCGTTGCAGCCGCTTATTGATGACGGTCGTGCGACATCAATCGACGTCGCTACAGAGGCGGGCGATAACGGCTGGCTGATTCTGATTATTGATGTGACCGCGCCCGCCGGGCGTGAACTGTTTAAATATCCGGTAAGGGTGAGTTAA
- a CDS encoding phage baseplate assembly protein V, producing MWDNVEAKIRRAMNSVRQAFRVRLSRVNSVGPVQTFQANGLAGEQIQDAELFQHYGFTSNPPPGTMGVVIPLGGRTSHSVVVATESASYRIKALSSGEVAIYTNEGAAIALKKGRIITVDCDEYRVNCKKYIVNANEGADFNTPLLKASEEIADKTSTMSRVREIYDGHNHPGDSGGTTGTPNQSM from the coding sequence ATGTGGGATAATGTTGAAGCAAAGATTCGCCGGGCAATGAACAGCGTCAGGCAAGCGTTTAGGGTGCGTTTATCGCGTGTTAACAGCGTGGGGCCGGTGCAGACGTTTCAGGCAAATGGGCTGGCTGGGGAACAGATTCAAGATGCTGAGTTGTTCCAGCATTATGGATTTACGTCAAACCCGCCGCCAGGCACTATGGGGGTTGTGATCCCGCTGGGCGGCAGAACGTCGCATAGCGTCGTTGTCGCCACCGAGTCGGCGTCGTATCGAATCAAAGCGCTTTCGTCGGGAGAGGTTGCGATTTATACCAATGAAGGCGCGGCAATTGCACTAAAAAAGGGGCGCATAATTACGGTTGATTGCGATGAATATCGGGTCAACTGTAAAAAATATATTGTCAATGCGAATGAAGGGGCGGATTTTAATACACCTTTATTAAAGGCAAGTGAAGAAATCGCAGATAAAACATCAACGATGAGTCGCGTCCGCGAAATTTACGACGGACATAACCACCCTGGCGATTCCGGCGGCACAACCGGCACACCAAATCAGTCAATGTGA
- a CDS encoding phage baseplate assembly protein: MPTQSDNNTVSIIVNGKAHSAWSRYQIDSDFLVPADAWSVSLGLPEGAFPTGITRGAPVQVKIGADVVMIGRIDRIRRAASKRGLTLSLSGRDNMSILVDCAAPLLTSRQIGLEEVIAQVVRPLGITKIQLNAESSMRNDKISTEPGERAWDLLHRACAGRGLWPWFSPDGTLMIGGPDYTAPPVATLILRQDGKGNNVIQLDDESSEDRSFSELTVLAQGHAHTTKKSKKLAIVDVDNASTATASESDDEDNDDDELDMYTGTAETGMHGLNARAYDPSVTHYRPQIIVCGDAESQEQMNYRARKAMADARLAGYDMTAVVAGHRTSDGRLWEPGQRIHVISDVHGINAVYFLMGREFVGGRQDGVRTTLRLKEDGVWIPDAFPKKKRKRHRKHKNKQQLGIVDVG, encoded by the coding sequence ATGCCTACGCAGAGTGATAACAATACAGTCTCAATTATCGTCAACGGCAAGGCGCACAGCGCGTGGTCGCGCTATCAGATTGACAGTGATTTTCTGGTTCCGGCCGATGCATGGAGCGTTAGCCTGGGGCTACCTGAAGGGGCATTTCCGACGGGCATCACGCGTGGTGCGCCGGTACAAGTGAAAATAGGTGCAGACGTTGTGATGATTGGCCGCATTGATCGCATTCGCCGCGCGGCAAGCAAGCGCGGTTTGACGCTTTCGCTCAGTGGTCGCGATAATATGTCTATATTGGTCGATTGTGCCGCCCCGCTGTTAACATCGCGCCAAATTGGGCTTGAAGAGGTTATCGCTCAGGTGGTTCGCCCGCTCGGCATCACAAAAATCCAGCTGAACGCAGAAAGCTCCATGCGTAATGACAAGATTTCAACAGAACCTGGTGAGCGCGCCTGGGATTTGCTGCATCGGGCGTGCGCCGGGCGCGGGCTGTGGCCGTGGTTTTCCCCGGATGGGACGCTGATGATCGGCGGCCCGGATTACACCGCTCCGCCTGTTGCGACACTGATTTTGCGGCAGGACGGCAAAGGCAATAACGTGATTCAGCTCGACGATGAGAGCAGCGAAGACCGCTCGTTCTCTGAATTGACGGTGTTAGCGCAAGGGCACGCGCACACGACAAAAAAGTCAAAAAAGCTGGCGATTGTCGATGTCGATAACGCATCGACAGCAACCGCGTCTGAGTCTGATGATGAAGACAACGATGATGACGAGCTGGACATGTACACCGGCACTGCTGAAACCGGTATGCACGGCCTGAACGCCAGGGCATATGACCCGTCCGTGACGCATTACCGGCCGCAAATCATCGTCTGCGGGGATGCGGAGAGTCAGGAGCAGATGAACTATCGCGCACGCAAGGCGATGGCTGATGCGCGCCTTGCCGGTTACGACATGACTGCTGTCGTTGCAGGGCATCGCACATCTGACGGCCGGTTGTGGGAGCCGGGTCAGCGCATTCACGTTATCAGTGATGTGCATGGCATCAACGCCGTGTATTTTCTGATGGGTCGTGAGTTCGTCGGTGGCAGGCAGGACGGCGTGCGCACGACGCTGAGACTGAAAGAAGACGGCGTCTGGATACCTGACGCGTTTCCGAAGAAAAAGCGCAAGCGCCACCGCAAACACAAAAACAAGCAGCAACTGGGGATTGTCGATGTGGGATAA
- a CDS encoding DNA circularization protein, producing the protein MAWTDNLQDAKFRGIRFDVVNVKDGEQRDIAQDEYPYIDGADVRDMGAKPHTVAVRAVFFGDDYEVRLQAFIEALRKRGAAELIHPVFGSMPAMQVTDFSIEHEADSIDYCTVDVQFMQSTPGNPFFVTNYPQSKADELFSRSQSLIDSTSKMLENVTKPLRTAKAMMNKVKGLANGALNMIAVFRSDISGFVSSVTDFVNYPAAFLRDLQSALSLKTGASKSSLHSSYTGSYSGADAATEQAAAATAYTASPAVVMSDWSNTQTALTAVQAMPTDIMTGSVDAAVEMPPQLTTSDIIELIVVVTIVVAIEAAAEASAVLEDAAITAVLTPDDVEKITSDTRTMIQTAIDSTRTAFEPAMNDISSSEQPTGLTYQPVIEQLKAVALLVQEMAAAVIESKPQLIQRTVAAPGNLHLVAHLWYGDYTRADELQRLNPQVCDPNGLVAGDVLNAYAE; encoded by the coding sequence ATGGCATGGACTGACAATTTGCAGGACGCGAAGTTTCGCGGTATCAGGTTCGATGTCGTAAACGTCAAAGACGGCGAGCAACGCGACATTGCACAAGACGAATACCCGTACATTGACGGCGCAGACGTGCGCGATATGGGGGCAAAGCCACACACTGTTGCTGTGCGCGCGGTTTTTTTTGGTGACGACTATGAGGTCAGGCTGCAGGCGTTTATCGAGGCGCTGCGTAAACGCGGTGCGGCAGAGTTGATACACCCGGTGTTTGGCTCAATGCCTGCCATGCAGGTCACTGATTTTAGCATCGAACACGAAGCCGACAGTATAGATTACTGCACTGTTGATGTGCAGTTTATGCAGTCAACGCCTGGCAATCCGTTTTTTGTCACAAACTATCCGCAATCCAAGGCCGACGAGCTGTTCAGTCGCTCGCAGTCGCTGATTGACAGCACAAGTAAGATGCTGGAGAACGTCACAAAGCCATTGCGCACGGCAAAGGCGATGATGAATAAGGTAAAAGGCCTGGCGAACGGCGCGCTAAACATGATTGCGGTTTTCCGCAGTGATATCTCCGGGTTCGTCAGTAGCGTCACAGATTTTGTCAATTATCCGGCCGCGTTCCTGCGTGATTTGCAGTCAGCATTATCGCTGAAAACCGGGGCGTCAAAATCCAGCCTGCACTCGTCCTATACCGGCTCGTACAGCGGGGCGGATGCGGCGACGGAACAAGCTGCAGCAGCAACAGCGTATACAGCATCCCCTGCAGTTGTGATGTCCGACTGGTCAAATACGCAAACCGCGCTGACCGCCGTTCAGGCCATGCCCACCGACATTATGACAGGCAGCGTTGACGCGGCGGTTGAGATGCCGCCACAACTCACGACGTCGGATATCATTGAGTTAATTGTTGTCGTCACCATTGTTGTTGCAATCGAAGCAGCAGCAGAAGCATCTGCCGTACTTGAGGATGCGGCTATCACCGCAGTATTGACGCCGGATGACGTCGAGAAAATCACCAGCGATACGCGCACGATGATCCAGACAGCAATTGACAGTACGCGCACCGCCTTTGAGCCAGCGATGAACGATATCAGCAGTAGCGAACAACCAACGGGGCTGACATATCAGCCGGTTATCGAGCAGCTAAAAGCCGTCGCGCTGCTGGTACAAGAGATGGCGGCGGCGGTTATTGAATCGAAACCACAACTGATTCAACGCACTGTCGCCGCCCCCGGAAATCTGCACCTGGTGGCGCATCTTTGGTATGGCGACTATACGCGCGCTGACGAGTTGCAACGGCTGAATCCGCAGGTGTGTGACCCTAACGGACTTGTCGCGGGAGACGTGCTCAATGCCTACGCAGAGTGA
- a CDS encoding phage tail tape measure protein, with translation MARNLQLALTLTAKDAGSQVLRKAMADAVTATKNAERASTELATTQQKASTTGIQASRALSSEFQRVANARETLGIRSERQIQREIQQTMSAYNRLTRSGMLSANDQRRAFAAMTEQLTRLRTELNGTASAMGKFERLRNAGASAAAVAGGVAAAAAVVSQPIKNAQSYEFRLANMANTAYADRDIAGRQAGMGELDNVIRDSVKFGGGTKEGAAETLDTLLASGAVEMDSAKAMLPVLQKYSTATGTDSKDLAQIAIRLKQTFGISDKDIGKALNMAISAGQGGGFELKDMAKWLPQQLALAGSAGMKGLGDFSVLLGLNQASVITAGTKDEAGNNAVNLLQKINSQDAANAAKRIKINGKGIDLPGSIAAARSKGMNALDAFVGIVDKVVENNPEYKKLQEKLATAKGAERHEIIESMAKILEGSAVGSMVADRQALMALMAYRSNKQYAKDIAKNANAQRYLQDGETAGDKNFQLIQGTGVFKAEQLGNAADLGQIDAVKPLADVIGRISGLLTDYANEYPALTTAVSGATVGVKALAAAAAVFAGMRLLGGGKIPGITGSGGKTDGFNPMDLITGGNASGAVPVYVTNWQDQGGKDDGLLDKAKDLPGRIGKYAAYGAFALAVASIATMTTPEEEDELQNGPAKWDELKNNYGQDTIDAARKRYQPWYQVGRGYAKENEEWIKKYLADNVSDESGSWWSKPSTIGQGAGGVTSSYLMQIPQQPVATPQPQPPITHITKIELDSRVLAEAVNEYNGTQAVRGSVGGGY, from the coding sequence ATGGCGCGCAATCTGCAACTGGCGTTAACGCTGACCGCGAAAGATGCTGGCTCACAAGTGCTACGAAAGGCGATGGCCGACGCGGTGACGGCAACGAAAAATGCTGAACGGGCATCAACTGAACTGGCTACCACACAGCAGAAAGCGAGTACAACGGGCATTCAGGCGTCGCGTGCACTGTCGTCTGAGTTTCAGCGGGTGGCAAATGCCAGGGAAACGCTCGGCATTCGTTCGGAACGGCAGATACAGCGCGAGATACAGCAGACGATGTCGGCTTACAACCGTCTTACACGCAGCGGCATGTTGTCGGCGAATGATCAACGCCGTGCGTTTGCGGCGATGACTGAGCAGTTGACGCGGCTGCGCACTGAGCTGAATGGTACGGCAAGCGCAATGGGTAAGTTTGAGCGACTGCGTAATGCCGGGGCCAGCGCAGCGGCAGTGGCGGGTGGTGTTGCTGCGGCGGCGGCTGTGGTGTCGCAGCCGATAAAAAACGCTCAATCGTATGAGTTTCGTCTGGCGAATATGGCGAACACCGCGTATGCAGACCGGGATATTGCTGGACGCCAGGCCGGTATGGGTGAGCTGGATAATGTGATTCGTGACTCTGTTAAATTTGGGGGCGGAACAAAAGAGGGGGCGGCGGAAACACTCGATACGCTGCTGGCGTCTGGTGCTGTCGAAATGGATTCGGCCAAAGCGATGTTGCCGGTGTTGCAGAAATACTCGACAGCGACAGGGACTGACTCAAAAGATCTGGCGCAGATTGCGATACGGCTAAAGCAGACATTCGGCATATCGGATAAGGACATCGGAAAAGCGCTGAATATGGCTATTTCTGCTGGTCAGGGCGGCGGATTTGAACTAAAAGACATGGCCAAGTGGTTGCCTCAGCAATTGGCGTTAGCCGGGTCTGCGGGGATGAAGGGGCTGGGTGATTTTTCAGTGCTGCTGGGGTTAAACCAGGCGTCTGTGATCACTGCGGGGACAAAAGACGAAGCTGGTAATAACGCAGTGAACCTATTGCAAAAAATTAACAGTCAGGACGCCGCTAATGCAGCAAAGCGAATAAAAATCAACGGTAAGGGAATCGACCTTCCGGGCTCAATTGCGGCTGCGCGCAGTAAAGGCATGAACGCGCTGGATGCATTTGTCGGCATTGTTGATAAGGTTGTCGAAAACAACCCAGAGTACAAAAAACTACAGGAAAAACTGGCTACAGCAAAAGGCGCCGAGCGTCACGAAATAATTGAGTCGATGGCGAAGATTTTAGAGGGATCTGCCGTCGGTTCGATGGTCGCAGATCGTCAGGCATTGATGGCACTAATGGCGTATCGCAGTAACAAGCAGTACGCAAAAGACATCGCGAAAAATGCTAACGCACAGCGTTACTTGCAGGATGGCGAAACGGCGGGCGATAAAAATTTTCAGCTGATACAAGGCACTGGGGTTTTCAAGGCGGAGCAGTTGGGTAATGCGGCGGATCTTGGTCAGATTGATGCTGTCAAACCGCTTGCAGATGTGATCGGGCGCATATCTGGGCTTCTGACCGATTACGCGAACGAATACCCGGCACTGACAACGGCGGTATCCGGTGCGACAGTCGGCGTTAAAGCGTTGGCGGCGGCGGCGGCTGTTTTTGCTGGAATGCGATTGTTGGGGGGTGGAAAAATCCCAGGCATTACCGGCTCTGGTGGTAAAACTGACGGTTTCAATCCGATGGATTTGATTACTGGTGGTAACGCGAGTGGTGCAGTGCCAGTGTATGTAACGAATTGGCAAGATCAAGGGGGGAAAGATGACGGCTTGCTTGATAAAGCCAAGGACCTGCCGGGTCGGATTGGCAAGTATGCGGCATACGGTGCGTTTGCGCTAGCAGTTGCGTCAATCGCGACAATGACAACTCCGGAGGAGGAGGATGAGCTGCAAAATGGCCCGGCAAAATGGGATGAGCTAAAAAATAACTACGGACAGGATACGATTGATGCGGCACGTAAGCGCTATCAGCCTTGGTATCAAGTTGGGCGTGGGTATGCAAAAGAAAACGAAGAATGGATCAAAAAATACCTGGCTGATAATGTCAGCGACGAAAGCGGGAGTTGGTGGAGCAAGCCATCAACAATTGGACAGGGCGCAGGCGGTGTCACGTCGTCTTATCTGATGCAAATCCCTCAGCAGCCGGTTGCCACCCCTCAGCCTCAGCCGCCTATCACTCACATCACAAAAATCGAATTGGATAGCCGCGTACTCGCCGAGGCGGTGAACGAGTACAACGGCACGCAAGCTGTCCGGGGTTCAGTTGGGGGTGGCTACTAA
- a CDS encoding phage tail sheath C-terminal domain-containing protein — MASPNVTFYEIPGSTRKPGRYFEFNTRLAVRSLPGNQQTVLMLAQMLPTGTQPPLTAVDVFSSDEAETYFGAGSMAHLMVVSALTCYSYLQLQVIGISDATGAQPASGTVTVTGPAAGNGTMSVWVGTARVNVAVSTGDTAAAIATDMVAALNQQAALPVTAVAANGVITFTAKNKGAAGNEIVLRAAATASGVSVAATAMTGGEINPDIAPALAHVFSAGHSIIVCPYATQDALTELRSHLDNASGPLEQRGVIGVTGWKNSLSTGITLTSSINAGRITAGWHRDSVCTVAQIAAGYAAMVASEEDPARPLNTLAMSALDVTALASRPMRTEQEKALYNGLAPFEIGPGDTVQIVRAISTYTKSAAGVDDVALLDITTIRTLDYVRKACRERITLRFPRDKLSSRTPAKVRSELLDVLYKLEELEIIENVDANKGALIVERDSQDMNCLNAAIPVDVVNGLHVFAGRIDLLL, encoded by the coding sequence ATGGCTAGCCCTAATGTCACGTTTTACGAAATTCCAGGCAGCACACGCAAGCCCGGTCGGTATTTCGAATTCAACACTCGCCTGGCGGTGCGTTCGCTACCTGGCAATCAGCAAACAGTATTGATGCTGGCTCAGATGCTGCCGACTGGCACGCAGCCGCCATTAACGGCTGTCGATGTGTTTTCCTCTGACGAGGCCGAAACCTATTTCGGCGCGGGTTCGATGGCGCATCTGATGGTGGTCAGCGCGCTGACCTGTTACAGCTACCTGCAATTACAGGTCATCGGCATCAGTGATGCGACCGGCGCACAGCCTGCTTCCGGTACGGTCACGGTGACGGGCCCGGCCGCAGGTAACGGCACGATGAGTGTGTGGGTTGGGACAGCCCGCGTCAACGTTGCTGTGTCAACCGGTGACACCGCTGCTGCCATTGCAACTGATATGGTGGCGGCGCTGAATCAACAGGCGGCGCTACCGGTGACGGCTGTGGCGGCCAATGGCGTTATCACGTTCACGGCCAAAAACAAAGGGGCGGCGGGTAACGAAATCGTACTGCGGGCGGCGGCAACTGCGTCGGGCGTCAGTGTTGCAGCAACGGCAATGACCGGCGGCGAAATTAACCCGGACATCGCACCCGCGCTGGCACACGTGTTCTCTGCGGGCCATAGCATCATCGTTTGTCCGTATGCGACGCAGGATGCGCTAACCGAACTGCGTTCGCACCTGGACAACGCATCCGGGCCGCTGGAGCAGCGTGGTGTCATCGGCGTCACTGGCTGGAAAAACTCGCTGTCAACCGGTATCACGCTGACGTCGAGCATTAATGCCGGACGTATCACAGCGGGATGGCACCGCGACTCTGTCTGTACCGTCGCACAAATCGCGGCAGGGTATGCCGCAATGGTGGCGAGCGAGGAAGACCCGGCACGGCCGCTCAACACCCTGGCAATGTCGGCGCTCGACGTGACCGCGCTGGCGTCACGCCCGATGCGCACCGAGCAGGAAAAAGCCTTGTATAACGGCCTGGCTCCTTTCGAGATCGGCCCCGGCGACACGGTGCAGATAGTGCGTGCAATCAGTACCTATACAAAAAGCGCGGCCGGTGTTGACGATGTGGCCCTGCTGGATATCACAACCATTCGCACCCTCGACTATGTGCGCAAGGCTTGCCGTGAGCGCATCACGCTGCGTTTCCCGCGCGACAAGCTGAGTTCCCGCACGCCTGCAAAGGTTCGCAGCGAGTTACTGGATGTGCTCTACAAGCTGGAAGAGCTGGAGATCATCGAGAACGTCGACGCAAACAAAGGCGCGCTGATTGTTGAGCGTGATTCGCAAGACATGAACTGCCTGAATGCTGCCATCCCTGTTGATGTTGTGAATGGGTTGCACGTGTTTGCGGGCCGCATCGACCTGTTGCTGTAA
- a CDS encoding DUF2635 domain-containing protein, producing the protein MSQITVKAAPGVRVPREENARRYIDDAPVHVERTAYYLRQISAGDLVIVPDEKAVSGPNVKTKAEANNDG; encoded by the coding sequence ATGTCACAGATAACAGTTAAAGCGGCACCTGGTGTGCGCGTGCCGCGTGAAGAAAACGCCCGGCGCTATATCGATGATGCGCCAGTGCATGTGGAGCGCACGGCGTATTACTTGCGCCAGATTTCAGCCGGTGACCTGGTGATCGTCCCGGATGAAAAGGCGGTATCCGGGCCGAATGTGAAGACCAAAGCGGAGGCAAACAACGATGGCTAG
- a CDS encoding DUF1834 family protein, translating to MKDIELAIIDRLKRGLGRIAPTVCSYGGELDGEPAEIARALPACWVTFGGIQRTENANLTKRKYRTLGRFVVIVGERSVRSEEASRHGGARLDEVGTYRMVTAVRRLLSGQDMADAGLSIQALMPGRVRTLFNTSLKDNALSVFACEFDTAWMEEALENGKYPRSGVAPFHPDAIFSGYSGQVSEDDPDWLRTRFSYDIPQTPARPDAEEIITHVTDNS from the coding sequence ATCAAAGATATCGAACTGGCAATCATCGACAGGCTAAAGCGCGGGCTCGGGCGGATTGCGCCGACTGTGTGCTCGTATGGTGGTGAGCTGGATGGAGAACCGGCAGAAATCGCCCGCGCGCTGCCCGCCTGCTGGGTGACGTTTGGCGGTATACAGAGGACTGAAAATGCCAATCTCACTAAACGTAAGTACAGAACACTCGGCCGTTTCGTGGTGATTGTGGGTGAGCGCAGCGTGCGCAGTGAAGAAGCGTCGCGGCATGGCGGTGCGCGTCTTGACGAGGTCGGGACGTACCGCATGGTTACCGCTGTCCGTCGCTTGCTGTCTGGGCAGGATATGGCTGATGCCGGGCTAAGTATTCAGGCGCTGATGCCAGGGCGCGTTAGAACGCTGTTTAACACGAGCCTGAAAGACAACGCGCTGTCGGTTTTTGCGTGTGAGTTCGACACGGCATGGATGGAAGAGGCGCTGGAAAACGGCAAGTACCCGCGGTCTGGTGTCGCACCATTCCACCCGGATGCGATTTTCAGCGGCTATTCCGGACAGGTAAGTGAAGACGACCCGGACTGGCTGAGAACACGCTTTAGCTACGACATTCCACAAACCCCGGCCCGGCCGGATGCAGAGGAAATCATCACTCATGTCACAGATAACAGTTAA
- a CDS encoding gp436 family protein, with protein sequence MYATRDDMVLAFGERECVSLTDRAFAGEIDDEVLTGALTRASAEIDSYLAGRYPVPWTDTPRILVGRCCDVARYLLCGSGQMTDEIRARYEDAIRYLERVADGRITLGRLPSGDVVQPSGTSTTFTSAGRRFGRDSTQGGAF encoded by the coding sequence ATGTACGCGACCCGCGATGACATGGTGCTGGCATTCGGTGAGCGTGAGTGTGTCTCGCTCACCGACCGGGCTTTCGCCGGTGAAATTGACGATGAGGTACTGACTGGCGCGCTGACCCGCGCCAGTGCTGAAATCGACAGCTATCTCGCCGGGCGCTACCCGGTGCCGTGGACTGACACGCCGCGAATTCTGGTCGGTCGCTGCTGCGATGTTGCCCGGTATTTGCTGTGTGGTTCGGGCCAGATGACAGATGAAATCCGCGCGCGTTACGAGGACGCCATTCGTTACCTTGAGCGCGTTGCAGATGGGCGCATCACGCTCGGTCGTCTGCCGTCAGGTGATGTGGTTCAGCCATCGGGAACCAGCACGACATTCACGTCGGCCGGGCGTCGGTTTGGGCGGGACTCTACTCAGGGAGGTGCATTTTGA
- a CDS encoding HI1506-related protein — translation MPIQITARVEGFRRCGIAHSAKTRTYHDDEFTAEELATLEAEPQLIVVRISDERETANDSAALSAAQVRIAELEVAVQERDAQLTAAQDAVAALTTERDALKAQLAAAATATATDDGKAKK, via the coding sequence ATGCCAATCCAAATTACCGCCCGCGTTGAAGGCTTTCGGCGTTGCGGCATCGCACACAGCGCGAAAACCCGGACTTATCACGATGACGAGTTCACTGCCGAAGAACTGGCGACGCTGGAGGCCGAGCCGCAGTTGATCGTCGTGCGTATCAGTGACGAACGGGAAACCGCCAATGATAGTGCGGCGCTGTCCGCCGCCCAGGTTCGCATTGCTGAACTGGAGGTCGCTGTGCAGGAACGAGACGCCCAGCTGACAGCCGCGCAGGACGCCGTTGCGGCGCTGACGACAGAGCGTGATGCGCTCAAGGCTCAGTTAGCCGCAGCGGCAACGGCAACGGCAACCGATGATGGCAAGGCGAAGAAATAA